The Lycium barbarum isolate Lr01 chromosome 9, ASM1917538v2, whole genome shotgun sequence genome has a segment encoding these proteins:
- the LOC132609710 gene encoding pentatricopeptide repeat-containing protein At5g56310-like has product MQAPNKQMLRPFSKLVHAVVKPNSNNSHYNYHNSSFQLEDSFLALLKKCSHKNHIYQTHGFMIHRALDQENFILSQFFHTCSTLGFVNYAYSIFTSNPNPNIYLYNTMISIFSKQEHLFKDAIFLYRQARAIGLYHDTYSIPFVLNAVTCLITVRKIHCEAILTGLNNDVHVATSVVRAYSSFGCVSDAREVFDKMPDRNVGLWNAVIAGYVKARDMDTAKYLFDDMGEKNVVSWTTMIAGYAQGNQFSQAIGVFRKMMEVGAKPDEVTMLAVLSACAHLGEVELGEWIHSYVIKHRLRRTVSLNNTLIDVYAKSGNVKKAVELFESMETRSVVTWSTVISALAVNGYGRETLNMFSRMEMVGIRPNSVTLIAVLSACSHAGLVDEGRLYFKTMEEKHGISPDIRHYGCMVDLLGRAGYLDEAVNVVKMMPFEANAAIWGSILAAARKQGHVELGEQALRHLAEVEPHNSGNYSLVSNTYAALGRWSEASVARKIMRDTGVKKLPGSSFIKVKNRVYYFYSGDRSHSECESIYRVLSQLNRVSKAVLNEDWGYEGLLAADNPQGITYKKRGRTLHNLTDCFKDKCTQIRTLLNHAGPSDLEAQASSETATLLSCPDPSK; this is encoded by the exons ATGCAAGCGCCAAACAAGCAAATGTTGCGGCCATTTTCTAAACTTGTTCATGCTGTAGTAAAACCCAATTCCAATAACTCCCATTACAACTATCACAACTCCAGTTTTCAACTAGAAGACTCATTTTTAGCTTTGCTTAAAAAATGTTCCCACAAAAATCACATTTATCAAACACATGGCTTTATGATACATCGTGCTTTAGATCAAGAGAACTTCATTCTCAGCCAATTTTTCCACACATGTTCCACCCTTGGCTTTGTCAACTATGCATATTCAATTTTCACTTCAAACCCCAATCCAAACATATATCTTTACAATACTATGATCAGTATTTTCTCTAAACAAGAGCATTTATTTAAGGATGCTATTTTCCTTTATAGACAAGCTAGAGCTATTGGCTTATATCATGATACTTACTCTATCCCTTTTGTGTTAAATGCAGTAACTTGTCTTATCACCGTTAGGAAAATTCATTGTGAAGCTATTTTAACTGGATTGAACAATGATGTACATGTAGCAACTTCTGTTGTACGGGCGTATTCTTCTTTTGGGTGCGTATCTGATGCACGCGAGGTGTTCGATAAAATGCCTGACAGAAATGTGGGCTTGTGGAATGCTGTGATTGCGGGTTATGTTAAGGCTCGTGATATGGATACCGCGAAGTACTTGTTTGATGATATGGGTGAGAAGAATGTGGTTTCTTGGACTACTATGATTGCGGGGTACGCTCAGGGGAATCAGTTTTCTCAAGCAATTGGTGTTTTTCGGAAAATGATGGAAGTTGGCGCGAAGCCTGATGAAGTAACGATGTTAGCTGTGCTTTCGGCTTGTGCTCACTTGGGTGAGGTTGAATTGGGTGAATGGATACATAGTTATGTTATAAAACACAGGTTACGCAGAACTGTGTCTCTTAATAATACACTTATTGATGTGTATGCAAAATCGGGGAATGTAAAGAAGGCGGTTGAGTTGTTCGAGAGCATGGAAACGAGGAGTGTTGTTACTTGGTCGACAGTGATTTCTGCGTTGGCTGTTAACGGATATGGAAGAGAAACACTTAACATGTTTTCGCGAATGGAAATGGTTGGGATTAGGCCGAATAGTGTTACGTTGATAGCGGTATTATCTGCGTGTAGCCATGCAGGACTTGTGGATGAGGGAAGATTGTATTTTAAGACAATGGAAGAGAAACATGGTATTAGTCCTGACATCAGACACTATGGTTGCATGGTTGATCTTTTAGGGCGTGCTGGTTACCTTGATGAGGCTGTAAATGTGGTTAAAATGATGCCGTTTGAAGCAAATGCAGCGATTTGGGGATCAATTCTTGCTGCAGCGAGGAAGCAAGGTCATGTTGAACTTGGGGAGCAAGCTCTGCGGCATCTAGCTGAAGTCGAACCGCATAATAGTGGGAATTATTCTCTTGTGTCCAATACATATGCTGCTCTTGGTAGGTGGAGTGAAGCTAGTGTAGCGAGAAAGATCATGAGGGACACAGGAGTCAAGAAGTTGCCAGGCAGCAGCTTCATCAAGGTGAAAAACAGAGTTTATTATTTCTATTCAGGCGACAGATCACATTCTGAGTGTGAGAGTATATACAGAGTTCTGTCACAGTTAAACAGGGTGTCAAAGGCGGTACTGAATGAAGATTGGGGATATGAAGGGCTTCTTGCTGCTGATAACCCTCAAGGGATCACTTATAAGAAGAGGGGTAGAACTTTGCATAACTTGACTGATTGTTTCAAGGACAAGTGTACCCAAATACGAA CACTTTTGAATCATGCAGGTCCGTCCGATCTAGAAGCTCAAGCTAGTAGTGAGACTGCAACTTTGCTTTCTT GCCCAGATCCATCAAAGTAG
- the LOC132609709 gene encoding kinesin-like protein KIN-14B, whose amino-acid sequence MRRPENMKSMEQYSERSFDSLNESIHSLMGLKTHLTCNWVDSVGGIIKALQPQPSDKEVEQRQQLPDDNNNEDFDTAISKIKGELEVLDACIKKLNVQRRHILNELLDLKGNIRVFCRIRPISIASQKSVKALGSNEVFINLADNKTKSYSFDKVFHPSSSQGEVFSEIEPIIKSALDGYNACIFAYGQTGTGKTFTMEGTEEFPGVVPRVIEALFKHAADSNPAFLFSFSMMEIYMGYLKDLLIPHSQTTKSIFPLPPCLSIQTHSNGEITIENLVTIQVNDLNQAMRLYKLGRGFRSTASTNSNRTSSRSHCMIRISISSFSASERRRLTNKLWMIDLGGSERVLKTKAVGRRFEEGKAINLSLSALGDVIHALQSKKRHIPYRNSRLTQVLKDSLGDDSKTLMLVHVSPDEEDLCETLCTLNFATRVKLVQFRNEESTEVKTEKEIAKNNLLQKMKQIEYNRNDVTQEIKKLNEKLGKLTVISPSSTELVDLSDVCIEGLGSNMRFKKNSVTSTPSADFPRFMRPTVCSVSKSGNAGGEIRALKRRASLPPRKGKGSSHCAQSVAFPIEGTSECYSESSVSRTSCLVGPTMKFSVDNETEFSEDTSDSDIKVAVFAKQDLSERDSMHKKSNLRLSKKNHANTTQRVSTQNHSKVDNWLQLHKCTSNINRCTHKNKRIPAIPVPETKAKVRDRIVQDLHDEKVSGKGLRKRNVNHTEAKSADMENQLSSELEAEVNVSHAVLKHFIDYEKSYPACPACNIAKITINGTKGQVLDSTTKVGACRSFSGHADLNDLKLIMPDVAYQGRYNISAIKVNSLNIGLIESPSSSKKKPDYEEMLEMEESNIENMHVSGCVIAGIKPCQYELTSPSALSICKANQVDSHLLSKSLDNTRTGGFLNLLKPKVHILYSIVLVVLGFASLGLGHDFFYALTL is encoded by the exons ATGAGGAGGCCGGAGAATATGAAAAGCATGGAGCAATATTCTGAGAGATCCTTTGATTCCCTTAATGAATCAATTCATTCTCTCATGGGATTGAAAACACACCTAACTTGTAACTGGGTGGACTCTGTTGGTGGAATAATCAAGGCCCTCCAACCACAACCATCTGATAAAGAAGTAGAGCAACGACAACAACTACCAGATGACAATAATAATGAGGACTTTGATACTGCCATTTCAAAGATTAAAG GTGAACTTGAAGTGTTAGATGCCTGCATTAAGAAACTAAACGTCCAGAGGAGGCACATTCTTAATGAGCTTCTGGACTTGAAAG GGAATATACGAGTTTTTTGTCGGATAAGACCTATTAGCATTGCCAGTCAAAAGTCAGTGAAAGCTTTGGGTTCAAATGAGGTGTTCATAAATTTGGCTGACAATAAGACCAAAAGTTATAGCTTTGACAAGGTTTTTCATCCTTCTTCCTCACAAG GTGAGGTCTTTTCAGAAATAGAACCAATAATCAAGTCTGCTTTGGATGGCTATAACGCCTGCATATTTGCTTATGGGCAGACGGGCACAGGGAAAACATTCACAATG GAAGGCACAGAGGAGTTTCCAGGGGTTGTGCCTCGTGTGATTGAGGCGCTCTTTAAGCATGCAGCAGACAGTAACCCTGCATTCCTCTTCAGTTTCAGTATGATGGAGATATACATGGGATATTTAAAAGATCTCCTCATCCCACATAGTCAGACAACAAAGTCAATATTCCCTTTACCACCATG TCTTTCAATCCAAACGCATTCCAATGGAGAAATCACTATTGAAAACCTTGTGACCATACAAGTAAATGACTTGAACCAAGCCATGAGACTGTACAAGTTAGGACGTGGTTTCAGATCCACTGCTTCCACAAATTCCAACCGAACATCAAGCAGATCTCACTG CATGATTCGCATATCAATTTCCAGCTTTAGTGCTAGTGAACGGAGAAGGTTAACAAACAAACTTTGGATGATCGACCTTGGAGGAAGTGAACGTGTTCTAAAAACAAAAGCAGTGGGGAGAAGATTTGAAGAGGGAAAAGCAATTAATCTTTCACTTTCTGCCCTTGGAGATGTCATCCATGCCCTCCAAAGTAAAAAGCGCCACATTCCTTACAG GAATAGCAGGCTGACGCAAGTTCTTAAAGATTCCCTAG GTGATGATTCCAAAACACTAATGCTTGTTCATGTCAGTCCCGACGAAGAAGATTTGTGTGAGACATTGTGTACATTAAATTTTGCAACACGAGTCAAACTGGTTCAATTCAGAAATGAAGAATCAACA GAAGTGAAGACAGAAAAGGAAATTGCAAAAAATAATCTGCTGCAGAAGATGAAGCAAATCGAGTACAACCGCAATGATGTCACACaagaaatcaagaagttgaaTGAGAAACTAGGAAAGCTGACAGTAATATCACCTTCTTCAACTGAACTAGTGGATCTCTCAGATGTATGCATTGAAGGGTTAGGGTCTAACatgagatttaaaaaaaatagtgtcACATCTACCCCATCAGCAGACTTTCCCAGATTTATGAGGCCTACTGTTTGTAGCGTAAGTAAATCAGGAAACGCTGGAGGAGAAATAAGAGCCTTAAAACGTAGAGCCTCGCTTCCTCCTAGAAAAGGAAAAGGATCCTCCCACTGTGCCCAGTCTGTGGCTTTTCCCATTGAAGGAACATCAGAATGTTATTCAGAGAGCAGTGTTTCCAGAACTAGCTGCCTTGTTGGTCCAACTATGAAATTCAGTGTCGATAATGAGACAGAATTCAGCGAAGACACATCTGACAGTGACATTAAGGTGGCAGTTTTTGCGAAACAAGATCTATCAGAAAGAGATTCAATGCATAAAAAGTCTAATTTGAGACTCAGCAAGAAGAACCATGCAAATACAACACAAAGAGTATCAACCCAAAACCACTCAAAGGTTGACAATTGGCTTCAACTGCACAAGTGCACATCAAATATAAACAGGTGCACTCATAAGAACAAAAGAATTCCGGCGATACCAGTTCCAGAGACGAAAGCAAAGGTCAGAGACAGAATTGTGCAGGATTTACATGATGAAAAGGTCTCAGGAAAGGGGTTGAGAAAAAGAAATGTGAACCATACAGAGGCAAAATCAGCTGATATGGAGAATCAGTTGAGCTCAGAGTTAGAAGCAGAAGTTAATGTGTCTCATGCAGTTTTGAAGCATTTTATCGATTATGAGAAGTCATATCCTGCGTGTCCAGCCTGCAATATTGCTAAAATAACCATAAATGGAACAAAAGGTCAAGTACTCGATTCAACAACTAAGGTCGGTGCATGCAGAAGTTTTAGTGGACATGCTGATTTGAATGATCTTAAACTGATTATGCCAGACGTTGCATATCAAGGAAGATATAATATCTCAGCAATTAAGGTCAACAGCCTTAACATAGGCCTGATAGAGAGTCCCTCTAGCTCAAAGAAGAAACCAGACTATGAAGAAATGCTTGAAATGGAAGAAAGTAACATAGAGAATATGCATGTCTCAGGATGCGTTATAGCAGGAATAAAGCCCTGCCAGTATGAGTTAACATCTCCTAGTGCTTTGTCCATTTGCAAGGCAAATCAAGTGGATTCGCACCTTCTTTCCAAATCACTAGATAATACCAGAACCGGAG GGTTCCTGAATCTTTTGAAACCAAAAGTACACATCTTATATAGCATTGTTCTTGTCGTATTGGGATTTGCAAGCCTAGGTCTTGGGCATGACTTCTTCTATGCTTTGACTCTCTAA